A window from Vicia villosa cultivar HV-30 ecotype Madison, WI unplaced genomic scaffold, Vvil1.0 ctg.003694F_1_1, whole genome shotgun sequence encodes these proteins:
- the LOC131641359 gene encoding uncharacterized protein LOC131641359 yields the protein MATSNLSQQFHSSTACAIFRRPSFAVNIHQYPCLRGKTKKHTKWAVKVEQSPPKSNINLEQLAAFLYDDLPHLFDDKGIDKSAYDERVLFRDPITKHDNLSGYLFNIALLKTLFTPQFQLHWVKPTGAYEITTRWTMVMKFTLLPWKPELVFTGTSLMGVNPQNGKFCSHLDFWDSLNKNDYFSLEGLWDVFRQLRIYKTPELESPKYQILKRTRNYEVRQYDPFVVVETNGDKLSGNTGFNDVAGYIFGKNSTAEKIPMTTPVFTQAIDPNLSKVSIQIVLPSDKETKSLPNPNQETISVRKVEGGIAAVIKFSGKPTEDVVLEKEKILRSNIIKDGLKPKAGCLLARYNDPGRTWNFIMRNEVLIWLDDFSLD from the exons ATGGCCACTTCCAATCTCTCCCAGCAATTTCATTCTTCTACTGCTTGCGCCATTTTCCGACGACCAAGTTTCGCCGTGAACATCCACCAGTATCCTTGTCTTAGAGGCAAAACCAAGAAGCACACAAAGTGGGCAGTTAAAGTAGAGCAGAGTCCaccaaaatcaaatataaatttgGAGCAACTGGCGGCTTTTCTGTACGACGATCTTCCTCACCTCTTTGATGATAAGGGTATCGATAAAAGTGCTTATGACGAACGTGTGTTGTTTCGAGACCCAATCACTAAGCATGATAATTTGAGTGGTTACCTTTTCAATATTGCCCTTCTTAAGACACTCTTTACACCTCAATTTCAGCTGCATTGGGTTAAACCG ACAGGAGCTTATGAGATAACAACAAGATGGACAATGGTTATGAAATTCACGCTACTTCCATGGAAACCCGAATTGGTCTTTACAGGAACATCTCTCATGGGTGTTAACCCACAAAATGGCAAGTTTTGTAGCCATCTG GACTTTTGGGATTCACTAAATAAAAACGATTATTTTTCCCTTGAAGGTTTGTGGGATGTTTTCAGACAG TTGAGGATTTACAAGACACCAGAATTGGAATCACCCAAATATCAAATATTGAAAAGGACACGAAATTATGAG GTTAGACAGTATGATCCGTTCGTAGTAGTAGAAACCAACGGAGACAAGCTATCTGGGAATACTGGCTTTAATGATGTTGCTGG ATATATATTTGGAAAGAATTCAACAGCAGAAAAGATACCAATGACTACTCCTGTCTTCACTCAAGCCATTGATCCTAATTTGTCCAAAGTTTCAATCCAAATAGTTCTTCCATCAGACAAAGAAACAAAGAG TTTACCAAATCCTAATCAAGAAACAATTAGTGTGAGAAAGGTAGAAGGAGGCATTGCTGCAGTGATAAAGTTTAGTGGAAAACCCACAGAAGATGTTGTTCTCGAAAAGGAGAAAATCTTGCGTTCAAATATCATTAAAGACGGTCTTAAACCTAAGGCTGGTTGTTTGCTTGCCCGGTACAATGATCCAGGTCGAACATGGAACTTTATAATG AGGAATGAAGTGCTCATTTGGCTAGACGACTTCTCATTGGATTAG